GAGGGAGTATTAAGAAAATTAGGAGTTGGCTCAAAAATTTAATAAAAGTGCTTGACATCGTGCTTGCCATTCTTACCCTTTTATTCTTCTTTATAGGGTTAAAGTATCTACCATATTATATAGGCGAGGCCTTGCATATCTCCGAACAAAACTTTGTTGCTCATGTAGAAGACATAATTTCGTATATATTAATTCTTGCTATTCTTCTTGAGTTAACTGTAGTTCTTGTAAGATTTTCAACATTTGTCCTGATTGATACACTTATATTTATAATAGTAAGAAAGATGTTGAAACCATCAATTTCAACCCTTGATATATTTCTTGGAGTATTAGCTGTTGTATTGTTAATCTTTGCAAGAAAGTATGGATTCTCGAAGGAAGAGAAGGAAAAGAAATTCTAAATTAACCCCTTATTTTCCTCCATTCCTCTAAAAGTTTTCTCTCCCTTCTTGAAAGTTTGGTGGGTATCTTTATATTTGCTATCACATACAAATCTCCTCTTCCTCTCCTCCCAAGAAGTGGTAAACCCTCTCCCTTCAATCTTATCCTTTCTCCAAACTGTAATCCTGGTTTTATATTTATAACCTTTTCTCCCTCAAGGGTTGGTATGGTTATACTTCCACCAAGAAGAGCTGTTATAAGAGGTACTTGAGCTTCATAAAAGAGATTTTCTCCCTCCCTTTTTAAAAATGGATGTGGTCTAACATTTACCTCTATATAAAGGTCTCCGTTAAGTCCATTCTTTCCTTGATTGCCCTGTCCTTTAAGTCGAATCCTCATCCCATCTTCTATTCCAGGTGGTATCTTTATTTTAATTCTCCTACTTCTTCTTACCACACCACTTCCTCTACAAACTTTACATGGATGTGTGTTTATATACCCTTCGCCATGACATCTTGGACACACAGTAACGGTGACAAACTGACCAAATATGGTTCTTTGAACTCTTTTAACCTGTCCTGTACCTCCACATTCAGGGCAGACCTCCTTTTCAAAACCAGGCTCAACTCCACTTCCACCACATCTATCACAAATCTCCTCCCTCTCAATCTCTATTTCTTTTTCAGCCCCCTTCAAAACATCTATTAAATCTATGGTTAGTCTGTAATATAAATCTCCTCCCCTTCTTACCCTTTCCTTTCTTCTTTCTCTTGTTGTACCGAAACCACCAAAGAATGTATCAAATATATCCTCAAATCCAAAATCAAAATCCTTAAAGAAATCACCGAAAGGTCTTTCCTGGTCATAGGAAAATCCACCAGTTGGTATATCAGCGGATCCA
This DNA window, taken from Caldisericia bacterium, encodes the following:
- the dnaJ gene encoding molecular chaperone DnaJ; the protein is MKKDYYEILGVDRNATPEEIKRAYRRLVKKYHPDLHKDDPEAAKKMAEINEAYEVLSDPEKRKRYDMYGSADIPTGGFSYDQERPFGDFFKDFDFGFEDIFDTFFGGFGTTRERRKERVRRGGDLYYRLTIDLIDVLKGAEKEIEIEREEICDRCGGSGVEPGFEKEVCPECGGTGQVKRVQRTIFGQFVTVTVCPRCHGEGYINTHPCKVCRGSGVVRRSRRIKIKIPPGIEDGMRIRLKGQGNQGKNGLNGDLYIEVNVRPHPFLKREGENLFYEAQVPLITALLGGSITIPTLEGEKVINIKPGLQFGERIRLKGEGLPLLGRRGRGDLYVIANIKIPTKLSRRERKLLEEWRKIRG